In the genome of Pseudanabaena mucicola str. Chao 1806, the window ACAGTTGTACCTGTCTGTAAGGCAATACCCAAATCCGCAGGCAATCCGCCATCGGTAGGCGTAAAGCCATTAAAAGCACTGGCAACATAACTGGTATTGGCAGGAATAGGATCGCAAATCCTTAAACCACCAGCACTACTCTGACCACGATTTAGATAATAGATTGTGTACTCGACCTCATCTTGAGGGCGCACGTTCGTTTGAGAAATTGCGCCGCGCAAAGAATCAGTGGTTGGATTTGGCCATCTAGCGTCATTATCCTCTGTACCAGGACCATCTACAAAACCAGTAATGTCAGTATTGTTAATGCGAGTAATGCGTTTTACCAAAATCACTTCGGGCGGCAACACGGTTGATGTTACGTCTAAGGTTGCAGTAGCAGGACCATTGGATGTCGTTTTACCGCCTCCAATACTAGTTTGTAGGGTTGCCTCCACATTGGCGACAGGAATCGTGTTGACGTAAGTTCCTTGAATATTGGCAATCACATTGATAGCCGCAGTACAGGATGTATTGAAGGGCAAGTCAAAGCCTTGTAAGGTAAAGCTTGTCTCTCCGCCGACTAAGACTGGGTTAAACACACCATTAGTGCAAGTAGTCTCAGCATTTGGAGTACCTGCGACCCGAATATTTGCTGGCAAAGCATCTGTAAACCGAATATTGGTTAAAGGTCCTCCGAGTTCACCACTAATTTGACGGTTCTGCACGGTTATCGTTAGTCGGCTAATCTGTCCACCAGCGATCGAGCTTGGGGCAAATGCTTTAGTGATGTTAAGGGCTGGCAATGCATTAAGTGTGGCTGATGCGGCTTGCAAATTAGTCGTACCCTCACGAGTAACAATGCTATTAGCAGGAATTGTATTAGTCCTGTTGCCTGCGGTATTAAGAGTAGTGCGAATTGTAATCGTACAAATTCCACCAGCATTAATAGTTCCACCAGTTATCCCAAATTCATTGGGGCCTAAAGTGGCTGCCCCAGCATAACCTAACGGTCTTGCATCACCTGGTAATAAAATCGTAGGGCTACCGCAGTTTGCTGTGGTTGGATTAGGCACGGGGAACACTAATATATCTGGGTCCATCGTATCGACAAAGTTGACGTTGTTCGCAACTAAGCCGCTTGAGCCTGGGTTGGTGATGTCTACTTTCAGAACCGATGGATCGCCAACTGAATTTAATGTTTGAGGAGTAAATGATTTGATTACCGACAAGTTATTGGTAACTCGTGTCAGCGTCCCGCTTATATTGTTGGGATTAGTAAATCCTTGTGTCGTGGTAACTGTAGTAGCTCCAATGGTGTTAGTGAAAGTATTAGCCCCAGTTCCATCGATCGTGACATCAAAGGAAACTGTACAGATGCCAGGTACACCACTAACTTGGGCAGGGACTTGACCACTAGCGAAGCTGAAACTTTTACTATTATTTTGTGTAAATGCCCCACCTGTACAAGTGGTTTGAAAGTTGGGACTGGCTGTAAGATTTGTATTGGGTTGCGTCCAGCTATCGGTGAAAGATAGATTAGTCAGGGGGGTGAGATCGGTATTCCTAAACTCGATAGTGGCTCTAGAAATGCCGTTAGCAGTAATGGCTGGCGATTGAAAAGACTTAACACCGCTTAGTGGCGAAACTACAGTTAAGTCAGCGGTTGGTAAAGTTGCGGGTTCAAAAGTACCATCTCCTAAGGAAACAGCAGCATTAACAAAGTTAGATGGAGTATTGAAATAGGTTCGGGGTAATGGAGTGGTTGTCCGATCTATTTCAATTACATTAAATTTAATCGTACAACTACTACTGGGCGGTATGCTGCCGCCGCTAAGTGCAACACTGGTATCTCCAAAGGTTGCCCCTGTGATCGTGCCGTTACAGGTGTTGCTTAAGTTAGGTGGGTTGGCAACTTGCAAATTAGAAGGCAAGTTGTCGGTAATACCAACGTTGTTTAGGGGTTCCGGAATACCACCTGTGCTACGGCGGTTGTTCGTGATGGTGAGCGTGAGCGTAGATGGTAATCCCCGACTCACAAGAACTGGGCTAAAGGACTTATTGACAGTAACCCTCGAACCTACGCTTAACCTTCCTTCTGTGCCTGTTACACCATTACTATCTAAGCATTGAGCATTGGTAATTGTATTGTTGTCAATTATGTTGTCAAAATTGGCATTATCTGGTGTGCCTGATGGCGCAAACACATCAAAGGAGAAACTACAAGTTGCCCCTGGGTTGATGGATGCACCACTTAACCCTGCCGAACTCGAGCCATTGACTGCTGAAATTGTAGGAGATCCACAGTTAGTGGTAGAGGGAGGAGTGGTTGTGGATGTTGGGTTTTCTACTTGTAACTGAAATCCTCCGGGGTTAGAAGTTGGTAAGTTATCGGTAAAGTTAACACCTGTCACTAGTGCCCCTGAATCATTTTTGATATTGACGGTAACGCGAGTGGTGTTACCAGGGGCAATTAGGTTAGGGCTGTAGGTTTTAGTCACTGTTAAGCCAGCAATTACGGAGAAGTTATTAGTGGCATCGTTTGGTGGTACTCGATTTTGATCGTTTGTAAAGTCTAAGGTGCGACTAATGGTGTTAGAAAGTGCAAGCGGATTAGTTGGATCACCGAGATTACCAATCGGACAAGTATTCTGAACTCGCACATCCACAAGAATCTGGCAGGTTCCGAAGGAATTGTTAGAAGGATTAGAAGCAGGAACAATTGCAGCCTGACCCAGATTAGCGCTGTTTAGCGTAAAGCTAGTAGCTCCTGATGCGGGCTGAGATGCCCAAGGTATCAATGTATTAGTAGCATTACAGGAAGACCGAGCGTTAGGAGTTGGAGCAACTTCCAATGGAAAGGGCAAGGGATCGGTTACCGATAGACCAGTAATCTCCGCTCCCCCGTTTGTGACCGTAATCGTAATAGTGCTGACATTACCCGATCCTTCAGCAAAAACACTTGGAAGACCAGATTTGGTGATGGTTACTAAATTTTGTACAGCTAGGTTAGCAGATGGAGCATTGCTGTTACTAATGCGGTTTTGAGTGTTGAGGCTATTGCTCGGAATAGTATTGGTATAAGTACCACTTACAGCACTAGTAACAGGGAATGTGATCCTACAACTGCCGTTATTGGCAGGAATTGTGCCACCTACTAACTGCACTTGAGTATCGCCAGATCCTGTGACAATACTTGCCGTGCCCCCCGTACAGGTTGTGGTTGGCGCTGGTGCACCGAGGCGAGTATCCACAAAAAGTTGTGATGGAGTGTTTGGTAAAATATCGACTAAGGTTGGTACTGTGGTTGTACCAGTGAGAGGGAAGTTATTGGGGTTGGTTATTGTAATCGTTACGGTAGAGCGTCCATCTCCGGGGATTGTATTAGGAGCGAAGGATTTACTAAGAGTTGCTGGAGCGAAACTATTGACTTGCAACGTTGCACTGGTAGGATCTTGGTTTTCACCTGCACTGGTAAATAAAGCGCCTGCGGGAATGGTGTCGGTGTGATTGCCTGCACTGAAGCCTCGGACAGGGAACTCAATGACACATTCTCCAGGAGCGCCTGTGGGGATGGTATAGTCAAAGATGCTGAACGAGCCTGAAGTCCCAGCAGAACCACCGGGGGTGGGTTCTGTGCCTGAGTTCAGGGTGACTGTGCCAGAACCACCGCAGGTATTTAGTGATGGTGTGGTACTAGCAATTGTGATCGGACCTGGAGTATTGGTTAGAGTGTGATTTAGGGATGTGATCGTAATTGACGTACTAGTGGAGTTGCGAAAGGTGAGGCGGTAGGTGGTGTCGACACCAGGATTGATGGTATTCGGAACGAAGGTATTCAGGATCGCGATCTGGGCGGATGGAGCAGCAATGGAAGATTGGGATGGAAACCAGAGGTGTTGGGCGATCGCAAAGACAAAGCTTAGAAGGAATAGGCTAAGGAGCCTTAGTGTCCGATTTAATGCAGATACGGGGGCAAATGTTCTCCTCATGGTCTATTGATTTCCTTTTCCTTCAATTTGAATGTCTTCCTGTTGGTCTAGCAATTGAATTTCCACGCCTTGGATATTTTGGAGAAAAAATTCAACTCTGCGATCGCTTGCATAGTCGGTAACTCGATCGCCCTGTGAAGCCCGTTGAGTTTCGCCTAGCGATCGCACGGTCATGCGTTCAGAGGGAATGCCCTGTCGCATTAGGTAATTGCGGACGGCAAGCGATCGCCTAAAGCCCAGTTCGCGGTTGTATTCACTACTGGCTCTAGGATCGGTATGTCCTGCGAGATTAATGAGGATCGTGGGATATTGCTTCAGCACAGTGGCGATGCGATCCAGTATTTTAGCGCTTTGGGGGCTGATGGTATCGCGATCGAGGGCAAAGTGAACTTGCCTCGGTATAGATAGAACGATGGGCGCAGGTGGTGGTGGAGTCTGGACGATTTTGGGAGGTGTAGTACAGGTGGGGATTTTGGGTGGAGAATTGGTGGGTGGTGGGGCGGAAAGATCTGGATTAACGATACGAGCATTTAAGGCGGGTTCTGATGTGCCGTATTGAGGATCGGTCGCGATCGCGCTAATGGTATCGCCAACTTGGACATTAGTTAGGGAAGCGCCAAACTTACCATTAGCATCGGTTTTAACGGTGGTGAGATATTCACTAAGGGAGCCATAGGGCAAATTCGGATCGATCTTGCCAGTCACACGATAGAGATCAATTTCGGTATCGGCATCGGCAGTACCATCGATATTTACCTTATTGGGCGTGAACATTGGGAAAGTAGTAGTGAGAAAAGTGGGGGCATTGATCGCGCCATTGGCGGTATCTACTCGTCGGAAATAGGAATTGCGCGGAATATTAATGCCATCGCCTGTGATGAGGTCGCGATCGCCAACCTGATTTTTTGAAACCAGATCGATACTAAGCCCAGTCAGAGATGTAAAACTATTTTTGCGGATCAGATTGCGATCGCTCTTGGGGTAAGCCGCGATCGCTACACCTGAACCTCGTTGATGACTAATTTCGTTATTGGTGACTTGATGATCGTTGCCCATCAAATAAATAGCAGCATAGTTAGTACTGCGATCGTTAAAAATAATGCGATTGTCTTCAATACGAATAGCTCCATTGGGCTTAAAGAGATAAACACCACTGCCATCATTAGCGCAGAGAGTATTGCCCTTGATTTTTAAATTGGCAATTTCTCCTTCTAGATAAATCCCATGAGGCATTCCATCAAAACCATTGCTGGTAATGGCATTCTCAATAATCTGTGTTCCCGTTGCCCTTACGGAAGTAGCGATGCCACTACCCTCATGGTAGGCAATGCGATTATGGCGAATGAGTGTATCGGTGCTATTAAAAAGATAGATTCCTAGACTAGAGGTTTGCTTGGGCATGACACCATTGGGCGGAATCCCTAACCAGTTAGCTTCGATCTTGACATTCTGCGGGGGACGATTGCTGTCGTAGAAGGGGGCTAACTTAGCGGGTTGCTGCTGTTGGGTGGTGTCGGGTGGTGGGGCTTGGTGGGAGATAAAAATATCGCCTGAAGGTGTGGAGGTGGGGACAGATTCGATCGCATTAAAGCCATAGATACTTAAGCCCTTAATTGTAATGCCATCAGCAACGATAGTAAAACCTCGGAAAATTTCTACCCCATCAACAGGTGCGATCGCCACAATCGGTTGGGGAATCGCTAATTCTTGGGCAAAGGATTTTTGCGAATCGTAACCTGCTTGAGTTGTGCCATCAATGGTGAGATTGGCGCTACTGAGATCGGGTAAAGCTTTCTTTAATAGAATCGTGGTGTTATTAGGAGGCAAATTAAATAAAATCCGCGTACCTCTGAAGAGACTAGCAAAGTTGGTTCTCACTTGAGCGCGTTCGCGTTCGCTAAGCCGATCAAGGGTGAGGCTACCATTAGCGATCGCGATCGCTTCACGCAAAGTTAATTCGCCATCAGCCTTTATTTCGCCATCAGTATTACTATTGATGATGATTTCATGAATTTGTGGGTCTTTTGGGTTTTGCGCGATCGCCTGCATCGCGAACACCGTATTCAAAAGACTAGCCAAACTGGTCGCACTGGCAAGCCCAGCCAATCCCATTGAGATAAACATTACTTTTTTTTTGTTGCTGATTACTTTTCGCATAGTCTCTAATTCGTAATTTATAATTCGTAATTCCCAACCCTCTAATTTTGTGGATTTATTAGATTTAAGAGTTGGTCAGGGGCGATCTCAAAGCCGCTTTTCTGGACGTTGTTCTGAGCAGTGTTCTGAGATGTGCTAATTCCCATCGCTTGCAGGAGTGCAGTTAAGGTGTCACCTTGATTGCTCAATAAAAAGTTAAAGGCGGTGGCAAGGCGACGAGTTGAACTCTCCGCAATAGTGAGACGATCTTGCTCATTAGGCTCGCGATTAGTGATATTCGTCGCCAACAGGAAGGAATCGATAGATGAAGGTAACTGGGTAAGCAATTGAGGTAATTCACCAAGGTTAGGAAGTTGAATAGAAGTACTCAAGAGAGAATTAGTAAATTGGAAATTTGATGAATTGATTAGCGAACTTTCTAGCCAATTGAACTGGTCAAACTGGCGGCGATCGCTTCCTAGCAAGAGCGCCAAAGTAGGAACCGCAGTATTAGCACTTGCCGTTGGCGTTATCGGCTTCGCCGCAATATTAGTATTACCATCATCTACATTTAGCGAAATAAACACTTGAGAAGTTCCCATTGGCGTAACTGTATTATTAGAGCTATTCTGACTTGAATTGTTTGGGTTGACACTGATGATAATGCGATCGGAACTAATGCCTTTATCCAATAGATAACTTCTCACCGCCAGTAGTTTAAACATCTCTAGATCCTGAGATGTCGCCACATTTATATTACCTGTCTGTAGCTCCAGTGTTGATGTGGAGCTACTCTTCAGACGCTCAATGATGCGATCAAGACTGGAATAGCTCAAATCAGCGATTTTGCCATCGTTGCCCACATTGACACCCAGAGAGATATTCGTTTTGTTAGGGGGCAGAGTTGTGGGGATTGATGCAGCCTCAGCTTGGAGGGTCGCATCAATTTTCGGGAATAGACTTTGTAAGAATTCCGTCGCAGGTGTAGCAGGTGAATTAGAAGAAATCGTTTGCAATCGGGTAGCGATCGCATTAAAGACTTCGGCTTGACCACTGAGGGCAAATTTAATGGGGGCTGAATTAGCAGTACTCACTCGCTCGGTATTATTCAAGGCTAGACTACCCAAAGAGCGTAAGGTCATTTGCTGACTGGTCACGCCACGATCCATTAAATATTTTCTGGTCACCATCATTCTATTAGCAGCCAGATTATCACCCGAATTCATGTCTGCTAGGGAGCCAATATATGCTTGAATATCGAGGGAAAGATTTCCATATTCCTTGAGAACAGCAACGAGATTTTCGAGAATTGCAATATCAGCGATCGCTAGATCAGTACTGCCAGCCTGTTTAGTATCTCTAAAGGTGAGCGATCGCGCTACATTGAGACTAATAATTTGGGGCGTATTGGGAACAGCAGCAACTTTAGGTGTTGGGGCAGGGGGTTGTGCAACGGGAGCTTGCGGCTCCACTGGCTCGACTTGTTGACGCGGAGGGGTTTTTTGTAACCCAAAGCCATCAAATAATTCATTGAGCTTAACGGTGATCCCTGCATATAAACCACCAGCACTGCGTGTACCACTATAATCGCGATCGGCATTAATGGAACCACTGCTATAACCTGCGGCTAGTCTAAGGTTGGGAGTAAGATAGTAACCTAGTTCACCCACTAGACCAACTTCGCTATAGCTAGCCGTAGGTTGATTGAGAATGCGAGTTTCGCCCACTAGCTCAAAGTTATAGCCTAGTCGATAGGTAAGTCGAAACTGCGACAGGGTGGTCAGTGATGTGGCTATAAAATCTCTGGCGATCGTGGTGGTGCTATTGCGTAGGGCAAATTTGCCATAGAATTCCCATTGCCAGTTGGGGGCATAGATTCCTTCTAAAGCCAGAGTATTATCGCTGAAGCCGCTACCACTGCCCAGCAAAATGGAGTCGGGAATAGTATTTGGGTTTTGACGATATTCGTAACGCAACAGAGCGTTAAATTTATCATCCTGCGGATCGCGGTAAGCTAAGCCCACCTTGAGACTGGCGATCGTCCCCAATCCAGCGATCAGTTGGTTTGCCGCAGTCGATTGCTGATAGTTAAACAACAAAGTAAAAGCGGGAGAAAGTTTCCCTAAGGCCGCCGCCGTAAACACCGTATTACTGCTATTGCGATCGCTACGGTTCTCAAATTTTGCACTGGCTTTAAAATCGGGATTATCAGTATATTCTATCCCAATGTTGTAACTATCACCACTTTGGAATGTCAAGGAACTGGAGGATTGACCAACGGCAAAGGGTTGGAGAAAGGGAGTACCCGTTGTGGTTGTGGGAGTAAAATCTCCAAATATCCGTTCATATCCAAAATTCAAACGTAGTCCTGATAGAATTTGCCAGCGATGGTTGAGTCCCACCGATCCTTGAGTAGAAGTATTATTAATTCCACTCAGTAAAGAGTAACGACCTATCAAGCTCGTATCACTGCCTAGTTTATATTCACCGAGTAGATCAGCACTGGTGATTGAAGTACCTGCTAAAGAACCTGACTGGAACCATTGCTGACCGATGCGAGCCGTTAAGCCTTGCACGATTGTCCAATCTAACGCTAAAACACTGCGATCGGGAATGACGACATCAGCAGTTGCGGAAAGGCTAACTTCATTTTGGGCAGTGAGTTTCAGGTTTTCAGCAATTGGTAAACTTAACCGCGATCGCAATTGCGTAGAGTTACTCGTTAAAACATTGGGCGGCTGACGATCTTGGCGATCGCGGTACAATAGATCGAGGTTGAGAATTGCTGCACCAATATTTTGTTGCAAGCCCAAGCTAATTGTGCGTAAAGAATTGTCTACGGCTGATCCTGGTATCGCCTCTTGTCTCGGAGTGAGAAGATCCGTGAGGGAAGTTAAAGGTCGTGGGGCAATGCCTTTGTTATCTTCTTGATCATACTGAAATTGAAAACTAGTGGTGGGACTAAATTTAGCGGTTAACTGTCCTCCATACTTAGTTTGTCCGGGGACAAAGCTAATAGTGGCATTATTCGTAAATCCTGTTTCTGCTTTGGAATAATATAGTCTACCGAGAATCCCTGAAAAAAGCTCACTATTGAGATCAAAGCGAATTGCGGAACCACTCACAAAACCTAAAATTTCTGAATCATTTTGTGATTGAGCATACTCCGCTATTAATTGCGTTTTTTCAGTTAAAGAGATTAAAGCATTTGCTCCATATAGAGAAAAGTTACGAATTCCTAAACTTTCTTTAAAATAATTTGCTCCAATCCAACTAGGCTGATTTTGGCTACGGTTAAAGTAATAACGTAGTTGTCCAGCATAAAGGTTACTATTATTCCCATCCTTCTCACTTTCATAGGTAACTACAATCTGACGACGCAAGAGTTGACCTGCATCACCCAATTCCGTCTGTAACAACGCCTTTCGGAATAGAATTGACCCATTGTCGTAATTTATATCGTAGTCAGTGCCTCTTGTGAGTTGCTTACGCAAAACTACAGTCCCTGAACTAAAGAAATCAATTAGTTCAATAAAAACATTTTCACTTCCATTAACCACAAAGCGGTTGGAGAGGAAATAAGTACCACTTGTACCATTAGGAGCGATCGTATCGCGCTGAAAGCTCTTGCCAACATTGCTATAAAATCCTGTGATTTGTAAATCGCCAAGATTGAAGTTGCCTTTAAAGCCTTGGAGTTGACGATTGAGTGCGCTAAACTGCTGCGATCGCGAAGTAAACTCCTGAGTATTAAAATTTCCCCACATGAAATAGTCAGTACCTGCACCCTGCACAGGTGAGTTACGCTCTAGGCGTAAATATAAACTGTCATAGGAGGGAGTAGTCAGAGTAGAAGTGGAGCTATCACCAGTAGTAGGATATAGAGGATCGCAATACTTGATTGTGGAGGACAAGCTGCTATTTCCAGCGCAGTCCTGAATAAGTGGGCGGCTACTGTTTAATGCGCCTGTAATCAACCATTCGCCGACTCGACCTGTACCAAATACGGCACTATTAAAATCTAATTGGGCCCGATTGTCGCGATCAATTGGTAAAAATTCCCGCAAACTGCGATAAAAATCTGTACCTCTTGCCCCAAAGCGCAAATCGATCACGCCAGTTACTAAGGAAGGACGCAAATCCGTTTCAAACTGAAGCTGTGTGAAGGCTTCCATTTGACCATCACGCGATCGCACAGTAACTTGTCCAGTTTTTAAACTAGCGCGTAGCTGCGCGGTAAACTTTCCTTGTCTAGCTTGTACTTGAAATCCCGGTTGCTCAGGTGAAGCATCAGTACCAATAAATTCTCCATCACTAGCTTCCAATGTGACCAGAGCATCCCAATTAGAGCGATTGCCATTTTCATCTATTAGCTGTCCATCAACAGTGGCATAGGAGCGTCCATCGGCAGGAATACGGGTTTCCAGCGTTTTAATCGAGAGCTTTACTGGCACACCTCTGACCTTTAGATTTACGGAACTAGTCAGCGATGGGTCACCACCGATCGCCCTTGCCGCGATCGTATTATCACCAGCCTGTAAAGGTACGCCGTACCATGTTTGAGTAACTGTTTGATTAGCCTCATCTAATTCCGATCGCCCAACCAAATTAGAATTTATTACTTTACCATTTACCAAAAGCTCGATTTTGGTTTTTAGCGGCAATTGAATGACTACTGTTGCGGCAGGGGAATCTATCACCGTACCAGTAGTGGGAGAGAGAATGGTAATCTTTGGGGATATTGCTGTGTTCGGGGCAGTTTGAGGTTGCTTAACTTGAGTTGGGCTGGCTTGCGGCGTTGAGCTTGTAATATTAATATCTTGATTAATATCTTGATTAATATTTTGATTAATATTTTGATCAAGTTTGGCATTAACAGGAGAGTTACCGAGTAGAAGTAAAATCTGAGGAATTACAAAAAACCCTGATTTTGTCAATAGAATAGATATCCTGTTCATTATTTTGCACCTCCTTGCTGGCTACTATTAACGCCTCGCGCCGCAGGAGTCACAGCAAAGTTCACCCGTCCTAGGGAACCAGGAGCTAGTCTCACTAGGCGAGATTGGCTATTACGTTCAATAAAATACAAATTTGGTGCAAGGGTATATCCAGGAGTAGAAGTTAAGTCGATCGCCAAAGTACGACTACCCGCAAGTACATTACTGAGAGAATAAAATCCATTCGCATCCGTAACAATGCGAGTGCCATCATCCATGTAGATCACTGCATTTGGCATACCAGGTTCGCCAGGTTGTTGTTCACCATCAAAATTTTTATCAACAAAAACTCGTCCGATTAAAGTTCCACAATCCGATAGAATCCCCGGTTGAACCCTAATCCGATAGGATGCAGGTCCATCTCTCACATCCCGTGGTGGCGTGGAGAAAAGGACACCCGATACAGTGGCGCGGTTAATGCCATTTCCGCGTAATGCATCATTAGTCACTTGGGCAGCATACACTAGATTGAGAACAGCACTATTGACGATTGCTGGAGGAATTTCAGTGCTTTGGATTGCAAAAGTTAGGGTTCTACCATTCTGGCTCACCGCAATAGGCACAGAGGCTCCTCCTAATTCAGCCCGCACTGAATTATTAACATACTGGAATCCCACTGGCAAATCATCAAGAATTACTGGTAGTCTAATTGCATTATTCGCAAGATTTTTTACAGCCAGACGATAAACCACAACATCCCCAGGTTGGGCTGCCGCGCGATCGCCTGTTTTCAATATCTGGATCGACTGGGCATCAAATATACAGAGATTTAGATTGACTATAGCTAGTGATAGCCCCTCTGCCGCCGCGTCCTCAATATTGAAGGTTCCATTGATCGAATTTTGTCCATTAGTTGAAGAGATTGGATTACCATCTAGAGATGTTGCCGTATAGCTGAGGATATTTCCATTCCGAGCAGTGATTACAATTCTGATCCTACGTCCACCTAGGGAAGAGTTAGCTGGAGGTTTCACAGCTAAAATGTACTGACTACCCACAGAAACTTGACCTCGATTAGGATCTAGCAGAAAGCTATATTTCCCTTGATCGCTGTTAGTTAAGAAGAAAGGATTAGCATTAAAAAAGTTGGGTTCTATGCCAACTCTCTTATTAGCCCCAGCTTGATTGGGTGGGACTGTAGCGGTTAGGGAAATAGGTGCGCCAATATCTCCCACTGCATTGAGAGGCTCATACAAACCGACACTAAAACCTGTGTAATTTGGAAGTAACCCGCCATCTTGACAATTTGTTAAACGACCAAATGGATCAATCAGTGGTTGAGATGGAACTAATTGATTCTGAAGTGTTTGAGATACCCCAAAAAACACATTTCCAGTTGCTGGCTCAGTATAGGTATAGTTTGCCGTGTTCTGAATTGGTGGATTTAGAATTACTGGCTGTGCTAAGGCAGATTCTAATAATTGAGATGCTCCCAACAGCAGAGTTGCAGTCAGTTTTAAACTTCTGTGCAAGAAATATTTGTTAAGTAGTGGTCTTGTTGCCCAGTTTCGCTTTGTCATCTGAAGTCAATATTTTTCTATGTTTTAGCGAATGCGAACTTGATAGCTCGCATTTACCACTGTTTGAGCAGGGAAGGTATCACCAAAGTTCCAACGTACATTTGTGTACATACTTGCAGGAGCAGGTTGATTAACAATCTCACCATTTTCAAGTTTGACCCGAATGGAAGGACTTTCGCTATAAGTTCTACCACCATCAATGCTGTACTCTAATTTCACACCCTCAACATTTGGTAAGGTTGCTGAATTTAATACATAAACAGAACCTTGCGGAATTGGTTGAGTGACAACTAATTTTTTGATATTGCGATCGCTAGTATTACTAGCAGTCACCACATAGCGAATAGTTTCACCAGGACGGAGTGAAGCATCTTTTGGGATTGCTTTCCAATCTCCTCGACCTGAGGCAACAGCAATAATCGATTGCCTTTGAGCAGCAAGCTGAAGTTGAATGGCTGATTGCGGCTTTGCGCTTTGCGCGATCGCAGGTTCGTTTTGCTGCAAACTTGCTAACATTGGCATATTAGCTAAGGAAACAGTAGAAATGAGGGCGATCGCGCCCAAGC includes:
- a CDS encoding beta strand repeat-containing protein, yielding MRRTFAPVSALNRTLRLLSLFLLSFVFAIAQHLWFPSQSSIAAPSAQIAILNTFVPNTINPGVDTTYRLTFRNSTSTSITITSLNHTLTNTPGPITIASTTPSLNTCGGSGTVTLNSGTEPTPGGSAGTSGSFSIFDYTIPTGAPGECVIEFPVRGFSAGNHTDTIPAGALFTSAGENQDPTSATLQVNSFAPATLSKSFAPNTIPGDGRSTVTITITNPNNFPLTGTTTVPTLVDILPNTPSQLFVDTRLGAPAPTTTCTGGTASIVTGSGDTQVQLVGGTIPANNGSCRITFPVTSAVSGTYTNTIPSNSLNTQNRISNSNAPSANLAVQNLVTITKSGLPSVFAEGSGNVSTITITVTNGGAEITGLSVTDPLPFPLEVAPTPNARSSCNATNTLIPWASQPASGATSFTLNSANLGQAAIVPASNPSNNSFGTCQILVDVRVQNTCPIGNLGDPTNPLALSNTISRTLDFTNDQNRVPPNDATNNFSVIAGLTVTKTYSPNLIAPGNTTRVTVNIKNDSGALVTGVNFTDNLPTSNPGGFQLQVENPTSTTTPPSTTNCGSPTISAVNGSSSAGLSGASINPGATCSFSFDVFAPSGTPDNANFDNIIDNNTITNAQCLDSNGVTGTEGRLSVGSRVTVNKSFSPVLVSRGLPSTLTLTITNNRRSTGGIPEPLNNVGITDNLPSNLQVANPPNLSNTCNGTITGATFGDTSVALSGGSIPPSSSCTIKFNVIEIDRTTTPLPRTYFNTPSNFVNAAVSLGDGTFEPATLPTADLTVVSPLSGVKSFQSPAITANGISRATIEFRNTDLTPLTNLSFTDSWTQPNTNLTASPNFQTTCTGGAFTQNNSKSFSFASGQVPAQVSGVPGICTVSFDVTIDGTGANTFTNTIGATTVTTTQGFTNPNNISGTLTRVTNNLSVIKSFTPQTLNSVGDPSVLKVDITNPGSSGLVANNVNFVDTMDPDILVFPVPNPTTANCGSPTILLPGDARPLGYAGAATLGPNEFGITGGTINAGGICTITIRTTLNTAGNRTNTIPANSIVTREGTTNLQAASATLNALPALNITKAFAPSSIAGGQISRLTITVQNRQISGELGGPLTNIRFTDALPANIRVAGTPNAETTCTNGVFNPVLVGGETSFTLQGFDLPFNTSCTAAINVIANIQGTYVNTIPVANVEATLQTSIGGGKTTSNGPATATLDVTSTVLPPEVILVKRITRINNTDITGFVDGPGTEDNDARWPNPTTDSLRGAISQTNVRPQDEVEYTIYYLNRGQSSAGGLRICDPIPANTSYVASAFNGFTPTDGGLPADLGIALQTGTTVGDRRFLTGVNDAPDRGRYYDPALGEVPAATGSERCADPNNPSASLTSNPNGIVAVNVTRTTGTPTFPLVPNATGAGIPPTSYGFVRFRVRVR
- a CDS encoding OmpA family protein: MRKVISNKKKVMFISMGLAGLASATSLASLLNTVFAMQAIAQNPKDPQIHEIIINSNTDGEIKADGELTLREAIAIANGSLTLDRLSERERAQVRTNFASLFRGTRILFNLPPNNTTILLKKALPDLSSANLTIDGTTQAGYDSQKSFAQELAIPQPIVAIAPVDGVEIFRGFTIVADGITIKGLSIYGFNAIESVPTSTPSGDIFISHQAPPPDTTQQQQPAKLAPFYDSNRPPQNVKIEANWLGIPPNGVMPKQTSSLGIYLFNSTDTLIRHNRIAYHEGSGIATSVRATGTQIIENAITSNGFDGMPHGIYLEGEIANLKIKGNTLCANDGSGVYLFKPNGAIRIEDNRIIFNDRSTNYAAIYLMGNDHQVTNNEISHQRGSGVAIAAYPKSDRNLIRKNSFTSLTGLSIDLVSKNQVGDRDLITGDGINIPRNSYFRRVDTANGAINAPTFLTTTFPMFTPNKVNIDGTADADTEIDLYRVTGKIDPNLPYGSLSEYLTTVKTDANGKFGASLTNVQVGDTISAIATDPQYGTSEPALNARIVNPDLSAPPPTNSPPKIPTCTTPPKIVQTPPPPAPIVLSIPRQVHFALDRDTISPQSAKILDRIATVLKQYPTILINLAGHTDPRASSEYNRELGFRRSLAVRNYLMRQGIPSERMTVRSLGETQRASQGDRVTDYASDRRVEFFLQNIQGVEIQLLDQQEDIQIEGKGNQ